One Lentibacillus cibarius DNA window includes the following coding sequences:
- a CDS encoding M24 family metallopeptidase: MTINYQSRLTALQNYLQEQSIDIAMITDPANVFYYTGFHSDPHERFLALVLDGRDQAFTLFVPALDKEIADNESYVKNIVPISDEEDPFSKLQMELGANVQYIGLEMKVVSMFRHQRLQDVFPDAGYTDIQPAINKQRLKKSRNEMDYLQEAVNIIEKVLAEGIKKVKVGMTEAELAAELEFLMKKLGAAGPSFSTIVLAGEKSALPHGTPGDRALQNGDFLLIDFGVITNAGYCSDITRTFIVGEATEEQRKIYDIVLKSNQAGIDAVQAGVPLKAFDIAARKVIDESGYGDYFNNRVGHGLGIEVHEEPSIHENNETIAENGLMFTIEPGIYLPDYGGVRIEDEVYINENGKAEVLTTFPKDLQILT; the protein is encoded by the coding sequence ATGACAATTAATTACCAAAGTCGACTAACAGCATTACAAAACTATTTGCAGGAACAAAGTATTGATATCGCGATGATTACCGATCCAGCTAATGTTTTTTATTACACTGGTTTTCATTCTGACCCACATGAACGTTTTCTAGCGCTCGTATTGGATGGTCGCGATCAAGCATTTACCCTTTTCGTCCCAGCATTGGACAAAGAGATAGCCGATAATGAATCATACGTAAAAAATATTGTGCCGATTTCTGATGAAGAGGATCCATTTTCCAAGCTGCAAATGGAACTAGGCGCAAATGTACAATATATCGGATTAGAAATGAAAGTCGTCAGCATGTTCCGTCACCAGCGTTTACAGGACGTGTTTCCGGATGCTGGTTATACTGACATTCAACCTGCAATTAACAAACAACGGCTCAAAAAGTCCAGGAATGAAATGGACTATTTGCAAGAAGCCGTGAACATTATTGAGAAAGTACTGGCTGAAGGTATCAAAAAAGTAAAAGTTGGGATGACCGAAGCAGAATTAGCTGCCGAATTGGAATTTCTTATGAAAAAACTTGGTGCGGCTGGCCCTTCTTTTTCAACTATTGTGCTTGCCGGAGAAAAGTCGGCGTTGCCACATGGTACCCCAGGTGACCGTGCGCTTCAGAATGGGGACTTTTTACTAATTGATTTCGGCGTTATAACAAATGCCGGTTATTGTTCCGACATTACAAGGACGTTTATTGTCGGAGAAGCAACGGAAGAACAGCGAAAAATCTATGACATTGTTTTAAAGTCTAATCAGGCAGGTATTGATGCTGTACAAGCCGGTGTTCCACTTAAAGCGTTCGACATTGCGGCTCGAAAAGTGATTGACGAAAGCGGGTATGGCGATTACTTTAATAATCGAGTTGGCCACGGGCTCGGAATCGAGGTACATGAAGAACCATCTATTCATGAAAACAATGAAACGATAGCGGAAAATGGGCTCATGTTTACCATCGAACCTGGGATTTATTTACCCGATTACGGTGGTGTTCGTATTGAAGATGAGGTTTATATAAATGAAAATGGGAAAGCAGAAGTATTGACCACGTTCCCAAAAGACCTGCAAATTTTGACGTGA